A single Pseudomonas sp. HN11 DNA region contains:
- a CDS encoding DUF3077 domain-containing protein, with protein sequence MSKIVPDPPLSSITTLGVVTFGDYGENEKPLFRLNAGMPIEEALEHASTLLFYSKKLAMEAAMDVRGEQYAWAAHYLCEMGKAVVDDLTQAMTPSR encoded by the coding sequence ATGAGCAAAATCGTCCCCGATCCACCGCTTTCCTCCATCACCACCCTCGGCGTCGTCACCTTCGGGGACTACGGCGAAAACGAAAAACCCCTGTTCCGCCTCAACGCCGGCATGCCCATTGAGGAAGCGTTAGAGCACGCTTCCACCCTGCTTTTCTACTCCAAGAAACTCGCGATGGAAGCCGCCATGGATGTGCGCGGCGAGCAATACGCGTGGGCCGCGCATTACCTGTGTGAGATGGGCAAAGCCGTGGTTGATGACCTGACGCAAGCAATGACGCCAAGCCGTTAA
- a CDS encoding OmpA family protein: MFTTARFMFITLLVALLALGGCQTPPPKGLTPAQVAVLKQQGFELTDEGWAFGLSGKVLFGSDVETLNQPSTDIVQRIGKALLGVGIERVRVDGHTDASGKETYNQQLSLRRAKSVAAVLTGVGMKEENIQLRGLGSSEPVASNDTAAGRTENRRVSIVVIAD, from the coding sequence TTGTTCACGACCGCGCGTTTCATGTTTATCACCCTGCTGGTAGCCCTGCTCGCCCTCGGCGGCTGCCAGACGCCGCCCCCCAAAGGCCTGACCCCAGCGCAAGTGGCCGTCCTCAAGCAACAAGGCTTCGAATTGACCGACGAAGGCTGGGCATTCGGCCTGTCCGGCAAAGTGCTGTTCGGCAGCGACGTTGAAACCCTCAACCAACCCAGCACCGACATCGTCCAACGCATCGGCAAGGCCCTGCTGGGCGTTGGCATCGAACGCGTACGCGTCGACGGCCACACCGATGCGTCGGGTAAGGAAACCTACAACCAGCAACTGTCCCTGCGCCGTGCGAAAAGCGTGGCGGCGGTGTTGACCGGTGTGGGCATGAAGGAAGAAAACATCCAACTGCGCGGGTTGGGCAGCAGCGAGCCGGTGGCCTCCAACGATACGGCGGCAGGACGCACAGAGAATCGGCGGGTGTCGATTGTGGTGATTGCGGACTGA
- a CDS encoding LysR family transcriptional regulator — protein sequence MQKNITSLGSLNWDDLKFFLEVARTRKASVAAKRLAVDYTTVSRRISSLEVSLGTLLFEKSRTNGFVLTTEGQRLLGYAESIESTLHMACEQVSGSGVALSGHVRMGCTEGFGSFFVTPQLSHFVDTYPAISVDILPLPHFISLSKREADIVIALERPEHGPYVCCKLCDYKLQLYATQEYLDQHPPIRKPADLAEHPFISYVDDLAFSSELLYLANVVPGASASLRSTSVIAQYVAAQQGRSMAILPCFLAAQDPRLLPVLGEQISITRQFWMYCREDLRKLKRITLLWDYIREVTEQNQGLLMGETREIRFAD from the coding sequence ATGCAAAAAAACATTACGTCCCTGGGCTCCCTGAACTGGGATGACCTGAAGTTTTTCCTCGAAGTGGCCCGCACCCGCAAAGCCAGCGTGGCCGCCAAACGCCTGGCGGTGGACTACACCACCGTGTCGCGGCGCATCAGTTCATTGGAAGTGTCACTCGGTACGCTGCTGTTCGAAAAATCCCGGACCAACGGCTTTGTGCTCACCACCGAAGGCCAGCGTTTGCTGGGCTATGCCGAGTCCATCGAAAGCACCCTGCACATGGCCTGCGAGCAAGTTTCCGGCTCCGGCGTGGCCCTGTCCGGCCACGTGCGCATGGGCTGCACCGAAGGGTTCGGCAGCTTCTTCGTCACCCCGCAACTGAGCCACTTCGTCGACACCTACCCGGCCATCTCGGTCGACATCCTGCCCCTGCCCCACTTCATTAGCCTGTCCAAACGCGAAGCCGACATCGTCATCGCCCTGGAACGCCCGGAACACGGGCCGTATGTGTGCTGCAAACTGTGCGACTACAAATTGCAGCTGTACGCGACCCAGGAGTACCTGGACCAGCACCCACCGATCCGCAAACCGGCGGACTTGGCCGAGCATCCGTTTATCAGTTATGTGGATGATTTGGCGTTCAGCTCGGAGTTGCTGTACCTGGCAAACGTAGTGCCCGGCGCCAGCGCCAGCCTGCGCAGTACCAGCGTGATCGCGCAGTACGTGGCGGCGCAGCAGGGCCGGTCGATGGCGATATTGCCGTGCTTTCTCGCTGCGCAGGATCCGCGGTTGTTGCCGGTGCTGGGGGAGCAGATTTCCATCACTCGCCAGTTCTGGATGTATTGCCGGGAGGATCTGAGGAAGTTGAAGCGGATTACGTTGTTGTGGGACTACATCCGGGAGGTGACGGAGCAGAATCAGGGGTTGTTGATGGGGGAGACACGAGAGATCAGGTTCGCGGATTAA
- a CDS encoding diguanylate cyclase domain-containing protein: MTVDKVRPTLRSVIGRGHLILALVAVTLASVSLTLLGVLALRVYAEHNLHLIARSINYTVEAAVVFNDSAAATEALSLIASTEEVAEAEVFDASGKLLAKWIRPETGMLSRVELELAHTLLEQPISQPILHQGKAIGSIHLTGHGGSLLRFLLSGLAGILICTALSAWVALHLARRLLRGITGPLQSLAAVAHAARSERDFDRRVPPARIAELDSLGSDFNALLGEMEAWQSHLQSENESLAHQANHDSLTGLPNRAFFEGRLIRALRSAAKAKEQVAVLYLDSDRFKEINDSFGHAAGDAVLVAVAERVRAQLREDDLMARLGGDEFAILLAPLHKAQDAERIADKIIASMDLPIPVPGNTQVLTSLSIGIAIYPDHGATPGTLLNAADAAMYQAKRLSSGGQQTAESENSVVNVQHRS, from the coding sequence ATGACGGTCGATAAAGTGCGACCGACCCTGCGCTCGGTCATTGGCCGAGGGCACCTGATTCTGGCGCTGGTGGCCGTGACTCTGGCCAGCGTCTCACTGACCTTGCTCGGTGTACTGGCGCTGCGCGTCTATGCCGAACACAACCTGCACCTGATCGCACGCTCTATCAACTACACCGTGGAAGCCGCGGTGGTGTTCAACGATAGCGCGGCGGCCACTGAAGCCCTCAGCCTGATCGCCTCCACCGAAGAAGTGGCCGAGGCTGAGGTCTTCGATGCCAGTGGCAAGCTGTTGGCGAAGTGGATACGTCCGGAAACCGGCATGCTCTCGCGAGTCGAGCTGGAGCTGGCACATACCCTGCTCGAGCAACCCATCAGCCAGCCGATCCTGCATCAAGGCAAAGCCATCGGCAGCATTCACCTCACCGGCCACGGCGGTAGCCTGCTGCGCTTCCTGCTCAGCGGCCTGGCCGGGATCCTCATCTGCACCGCCCTCAGCGCGTGGGTGGCCCTGCATCTGGCGCGACGCTTGTTGCGCGGCATAACCGGCCCGCTGCAAAGCCTCGCCGCCGTGGCCCACGCGGCCCGCAGCGAACGCGACTTCGACCGCCGCGTGCCACCGGCGCGGATCGCCGAACTCGACAGCCTGGGCAGCGACTTCAATGCCTTGCTCGGCGAGATGGAAGCCTGGCAAAGCCATCTGCAAAGCGAAAACGAATCCCTCGCCCACCAAGCCAACCACGACAGCCTCACCGGCCTGCCCAACCGCGCCTTCTTCGAAGGCCGTTTGATCCGCGCCCTGCGCAGCGCGGCCAAGGCCAAAGAACAGGTGGCGGTGCTGTACCTCGACAGCGACCGCTTCAAAGAGATCAACGACAGCTTTGGCCATGCCGCCGGCGATGCCGTTCTTGTGGCCGTCGCCGAACGTGTGCGTGCGCAATTGCGTGAAGACGACCTGATGGCGCGTCTGGGCGGCGATGAGTTCGCCATCCTGCTGGCGCCGTTGCACAAGGCGCAAGATGCCGAGCGTATCGCCGACAAGATCATCGCCAGCATGGACCTGCCCATCCCCGTGCCTGGTAACACCCAGGTATTGACCTCCCTCAGTATCGGCATTGCGATCTACCCCGATCATGGCGCCACCCCTGGCACCTTGCTCAATGCCGCCGACGCGGCGATGTACCAGGCCAAGCGTTTGTCCTCGGGCGGCCAGCAAACGGCGGAGTCGGAGAATTCCGTCGTCAACGTTCAACACAGGAGTTGA
- a CDS encoding YfiR family protein — translation MNVAVSPAERSFSWRQLLLVAVLCVFASGAFAQAPSPAEARAQAVTQVVLGILSYARWPVEPAQLRLCIVGPTQYTDDLIKGTTQATGRPVVVRRLLASHPDIVNACDAVYIGKLSADERSQLFTSLIGHPVLSISEVGDQCTVGSLFCLRVSDEQVSFEVNLDSVARSGVRIHPSVLQLSRRRASAS, via the coding sequence ATGAACGTGGCTGTCTCGCCTGCAGAGCGTAGTTTTAGCTGGAGACAACTGCTGCTTGTGGCGGTTTTGTGTGTGTTCGCGTCGGGTGCATTTGCCCAGGCGCCCAGCCCTGCCGAGGCCCGCGCCCAGGCGGTTACCCAAGTGGTACTCGGTATCCTCAGTTATGCGCGCTGGCCGGTAGAACCTGCGCAATTGCGCCTGTGCATCGTCGGCCCGACTCAATACACCGACGACCTGATCAAGGGCACCACACAGGCCACCGGCCGCCCAGTGGTGGTGCGACGCCTGCTGGCCAGCCATCCCGATATCGTCAATGCGTGCGACGCCGTGTATATCGGCAAACTCAGTGCCGATGAGCGCAGCCAGTTGTTCACGTCGTTAATCGGCCATCCGGTACTGAGCATCAGCGAAGTTGGCGACCAATGCACGGTGGGCAGTCTGTTCTGCCTGCGAGTGAGCGATGAGCAGGTGTCGTTTGAGGTCAACCTCGACTCCGTCGCCCGCAGCGGCGTGCGCATTCACCCCAGTGTGCTGCAGTTGTCACGTCGCCGAGCATCCGCGTCATGA